One Methylobacterium sp. 77 DNA window includes the following coding sequences:
- the nuoN gene encoding NADH-quinone oxidoreductase subunit NuoN, whose translation MTAIQAVLPSLSPVMPELILAIGVLALILYGAFRGERSVESVNVGALVLLILAFFVVVSQSGAKVTTLNGSFIVDNFSKVMKALIMIGSAATILLSRDYFQRERIDRFEFPILIVLCTIGMMVMASANDLIALYLGLELQSLAAYVIAAFHRDNLKSTEAGLKYFVLGALSSGMLLYGSSLVYGFTGTVSFPGIVSALNDNAGFGIVLGIVFVAAGVAFKMSAVPFHMWTPDVYEGSPTPVTAFFASAPKMAAVAMTVRIFIGAFPDVTAIWQQIIVFVAIASMALGSFAAIGQHSIKRLMAYSSIGNIGYALIGLAAASEEGIRGVVIYMIIYLAMTLGAFAVLLSLRRGGQMYETVDDLSGLSRTHPVLAFCLAAMMFSLAGIPPLAGFFGKFYVFAAAIKADLVGLAVIGVVTSVVGAFYYLRLVKVMYFDEPKAPYETMPPGIRIVLGLSSAVVVLFFLVPAPLVSAAGAAAKSLF comes from the coding sequence ATGACCGCTATCCAGGCCGTCCTGCCCTCGCTCTCGCCGGTGATGCCGGAGCTGATCCTCGCCATCGGCGTGCTGGCGCTGATCCTCTATGGGGCCTTTCGCGGTGAGCGCTCGGTGGAGAGCGTCAATGTCGGCGCGCTCGTCCTACTGATCCTGGCCTTCTTCGTGGTCGTGTCCCAGTCCGGCGCCAAGGTCACCACCCTCAACGGCTCCTTCATCGTCGACAATTTCTCGAAGGTGATGAAGGCGCTGATCATGATCGGCTCGGCCGCGACGATCCTGCTCTCCCGCGACTACTTCCAGCGCGAGCGCATCGACCGGTTCGAATTCCCCATCCTGATCGTGCTCTGCACCATCGGCATGATGGTGATGGCCTCGGCCAACGACCTGATCGCGCTGTATCTCGGCCTCGAGCTCCAGTCGCTCGCCGCCTACGTCATCGCCGCCTTCCACCGCGACAATCTGAAATCCACCGAAGCCGGGCTGAAGTATTTCGTCCTCGGCGCGCTGTCCTCCGGCATGCTGCTCTACGGTTCGTCGCTGGTCTACGGCTTCACCGGGACGGTCTCCTTCCCCGGCATCGTCTCGGCGCTCAACGACAATGCCGGTTTCGGCATCGTCCTCGGCATCGTGTTCGTAGCCGCCGGCGTCGCCTTCAAGATGTCGGCCGTGCCGTTCCACATGTGGACGCCGGACGTCTACGAAGGCTCGCCCACTCCCGTGACGGCCTTCTTCGCCTCGGCGCCCAAGATGGCCGCCGTGGCGATGACGGTACGCATCTTCATCGGCGCCTTCCCCGACGTGACCGCGATCTGGCAGCAGATCATCGTCTTCGTCGCCATCGCCTCGATGGCCCTCGGCTCCTTCGCGGCCATCGGCCAGCACTCGATCAAGCGCCTGATGGCGTATTCCTCCATCGGCAATATCGGATACGCCCTGATCGGTCTCGCCGCCGCCTCGGAAGAGGGAATCCGCGGCGTGGTGATCTACATGATCATCTACCTCGCCATGACGCTCGGTGCCTTCGCCGTGCTCCTGTCCCTGCGGCGCGGCGGGCAGATGTACGAGACGGTGGACGATCTCTCCGGCTTGTCGCGCACGCATCCGGTTCTGGCCTTCTGCCTCGCCGCGATGATGTTCTCGCTTGCCGGCATCCCGCCGCTCGCCGGGTTCTTCGGCAAGTTCTACGTCTTCGCCGCCGCCATCAAGGCCGACCTCGTCGGTCTCGCGGTGATCGGCGTCGTCACGAGCGTGGTCGGCGCGTTCTATTACCTGCGTCTCGTCAAGGTGATGTATTTCGACGAGCCGAAGGCCCCTTACGAGACCATGCCGCCGGGCATCCGCATCGTGCTCGGCCTGTCGAGCGCCGTCGTGGTGCTGTTCTTCCTCGTGCCGGCTCCGTTGGTCAGCGCGGCCGGTGCCGCGGCCAAGTCGCTGTTCTAG
- the mce gene encoding methylmalonyl-CoA epimerase, with the protein MIGRLNHVAIAVRDLDAACAIYRDTLGATLTEPLPQPEHGVTVVFVNLPNSKVELMSPLGEGSPIESFVERNPNGGVHHVCYEVDDIIVARDKLKAQGARVLGTGEPKIGAHGKPVLFLHPKDFLGTLVELEQV; encoded by the coding sequence ATGATCGGACGCCTGAACCACGTAGCCATTGCCGTGCGAGACCTCGACGCGGCCTGTGCCATCTATCGCGATACCCTCGGCGCCACGCTCACCGAGCCGCTGCCGCAGCCTGAGCACGGCGTCACGGTGGTGTTCGTGAACCTGCCCAACAGCAAGGTCGAGCTGATGTCGCCTCTCGGCGAGGGTTCGCCGATCGAGAGCTTCGTCGAGCGCAACCCCAATGGCGGCGTCCACCACGTCTGCTACGAGGTCGACGACATCATCGTCGCCCGCGACAAACTGAAGGCCCAGGGCGCCCGCGTTCTCGGCACCGGCGAGCCGAAGATCGGCGCGCATGGCAAGCCGGTCCTGTTCCTCCATCCCAAGGACTTCCTCGGCACGTTGGTCGAGCTGGAGCAGGTGTGA
- a CDS encoding ribonuclease J yields MTTGQDELVFVPLGGVGEIGMNAALYGFGPEKRRKWIMVDCGMGFAGEEGFPGIDLMFPDLSFIEERKDDLLAIFITHAHEDHIGAIGELWPKLKAPVYATRFAKNLLEARRLSEPGAPKVILREIAAHKPVTIGPFEIEYIPVSHSIPESNAVAIRTAHGLVLHTGDWKLDATPILGDVTSEASFRKLGDEGILAMISDSTNVVREGRSPSEAEVAATLRELIAEAPHRVAVTTFASNVARMRAVAEAARDCGREVIAVGRAMDRVIGVARECGFLDGLPDFRSADSYGYLPRDKVVCLLTGSQGEERAALARVSRDDHPDVTLTSGDRVIFSSRAIPGNERAVGAIINDLINAGIEVVTDRTKLVHVSGHPRRDEMAEMYAWTRPRTAIPVHGEALHLDEHARFALAQGVGNVVKARNGSVVRLAPGTPEIIEHVKAGRLFKDGNVLIDAKDRAIPERRKLSQAGVVSVAIAIDVQGEVLGEPAIDIMGLPNRGKNGQPMLDVAVEAVSRTLSGLSKQKRKDAEAVEKAIDRAIRSAVNEAWGKKPACHVQVVEV; encoded by the coding sequence ATGACGACAGGGCAAGACGAACTCGTCTTCGTGCCGCTCGGCGGCGTGGGCGAGATCGGCATGAATGCGGCACTCTACGGCTTCGGGCCGGAGAAGCGCCGGAAATGGATCATGGTCGATTGCGGAATGGGCTTTGCCGGGGAAGAGGGCTTCCCGGGCATCGACCTGATGTTTCCCGATCTGAGCTTCATCGAGGAGCGCAAGGACGATCTCCTCGCGATCTTCATCACCCACGCGCACGAGGACCATATCGGCGCCATCGGTGAGCTGTGGCCCAAGCTGAAGGCCCCGGTCTACGCGACCCGTTTCGCCAAGAACCTGCTCGAGGCGCGCCGCCTCAGCGAGCCGGGCGCGCCGAAGGTGATCCTGCGCGAGATCGCGGCTCATAAGCCGGTCACGATCGGCCCGTTCGAGATCGAGTACATCCCGGTCTCTCACTCGATCCCAGAATCCAACGCCGTGGCGATCCGCACCGCCCACGGGCTCGTGCTGCATACGGGTGACTGGAAACTCGACGCCACGCCGATCCTGGGTGACGTCACGTCGGAGGCCTCGTTCCGCAAGCTTGGCGACGAGGGCATCCTCGCCATGATCAGCGATTCGACCAACGTCGTCCGCGAGGGCCGCAGCCCGAGCGAGGCCGAGGTCGCCGCGACCCTGCGTGAGCTGATCGCCGAGGCGCCGCACCGCGTCGCCGTCACCACCTTCGCCTCCAACGTCGCCCGCATGCGGGCGGTGGCGGAAGCCGCCCGCGATTGCGGCCGCGAGGTGATCGCCGTCGGCCGGGCCATGGACCGGGTCATCGGCGTCGCTCGCGAATGCGGCTTCCTCGACGGCCTGCCCGATTTCCGCTCGGCCGACAGCTACGGCTACCTGCCGCGCGACAAGGTGGTCTGCCTGCTCACCGGCTCCCAGGGCGAAGAGCGCGCGGCCCTGGCCCGTGTCTCTCGCGACGACCACCCCGACGTCACCCTGACGTCCGGTGACCGCGTGATCTTCTCCTCGCGCGCCATTCCCGGCAACGAGCGGGCCGTGGGCGCGATCATCAACGACCTGATCAACGCCGGCATCGAGGTGGTGACCGACCGGACGAAGCTCGTCCACGTCTCTGGCCATCCCCGTCGCGACGAAATGGCCGAGATGTATGCCTGGACCCGGCCGAGGACCGCGATCCCCGTCCATGGTGAGGCGCTCCATCTCGACGAGCATGCACGCTTCGCGCTGGCACAGGGCGTCGGCAACGTCGTCAAGGCCCGCAACGGCAGCGTCGTGCGCCTCGCCCCCGGCACGCCCGAGATCATCGAGCACGTGAAGGCCGGCCGCCTGTTCAAGGACGGCAACGTCCTGATCGACGCCAAGGACCGGGCGATCCCGGAGCGGCGCAAGCTCTCGCAGGCCGGCGTCGTGTCGGTGGCCATCGCCATCGACGTCCAGGGCGAGGTTCTCGGTGAACCGGCGATCGACATCATGGGCTTGCCCAACCGCGGCAAGAACGGACAGCCGATGCTCGACGTCGCCGTCGAGGCGGTCTCCCGCACCCTGAGCGGCCTGTCGAAGCAGAAGCGCAAGGATGCCGAAGCCGTCGAGAAGGCCATCGATCGGGCGATCCGCTCGGCCGTGAACGAAGCCTGGGGCAAGAAGCCCGCCTGCCACGTTCAGGTGGTGGAAGTCTGA
- a CDS encoding DUF1467 family protein produces MSGVNAFVRTASATTWRTLAAMVVIISAVAALAVFLFKLTVFGAFALYFVVWWTLLFVILPIRNQVETDPELIVPGQDPGAPAVPRLREKAIWTTFLASAVFLVAIPIFELSGL; encoded by the coding sequence GTGAGCGGCGTGAACGCTTTCGTTCGGACCGCCTCGGCCACGACCTGGCGGACACTCGCCGCCATGGTCGTCATCATTTCGGCCGTGGCGGCCCTGGCCGTCTTTCTGTTCAAGCTCACCGTTTTCGGGGCTTTCGCCCTGTATTTCGTGGTCTGGTGGACGTTGCTCTTCGTCATCCTGCCGATCCGCAACCAGGTCGAGACCGACCCGGAGCTGATCGTGCCGGGACAGGATCCCGGAGCTCCTGCCGTGCCGCGCCTGCGCGAGAAGGCGATCTGGACGACGTTCCTCGCCAGCGCCGTGTTCCTCGTGGCGATTCCGATCTTCGAGTTGTCGGGATTGTAG
- a CDS encoding biotin--[acetyl-CoA-carboxylase] ligase — MELARQGERGPLWVVAHRQDAGRGRRGSAWTSLPGNLTASLLWPVSDVDPAQVPSLGFVAGVALIAALKGVTVRTRPRDEAAGERDCSTSPFRLKWPNDVLASGAKLAGLLLEAETHPGGRRSAVIGFGVNVAASPQDLPYPATSLSQITHETRADDLFDHLSDEMVVAARRWSRGRGFSSIRELWLDNAAGIGAPVSVRIGGEIVQGIFETIDEAGRLVVRSDDGTRRTVTAGEVHLGSAATAA, encoded by the coding sequence ATGGAACTGGCACGCCAGGGTGAAAGAGGACCGCTCTGGGTCGTCGCTCACCGGCAGGATGCCGGACGGGGCCGGAGGGGAAGCGCCTGGACGTCGCTGCCGGGCAACCTCACCGCGAGCCTGCTCTGGCCGGTCTCCGACGTCGACCCGGCCCAGGTGCCGAGCTTGGGCTTCGTGGCGGGAGTCGCTCTGATCGCCGCTCTGAAGGGCGTCACCGTCCGGACGAGACCCCGGGATGAGGCGGCAGGCGAGAGGGATTGTTCGACAAGCCCCTTCCGCCTGAAATGGCCCAACGACGTCCTCGCGTCCGGCGCCAAGCTCGCGGGGCTGCTTCTGGAAGCGGAAACCCACCCCGGAGGACGGCGTTCGGCGGTGATAGGTTTCGGCGTCAACGTCGCCGCGTCACCGCAGGACTTGCCTTATCCCGCCACAAGCCTCAGTCAGATAACGCACGAAACGCGCGCCGACGATCTGTTCGACCATCTGTCGGACGAGATGGTCGTTGCCGCGCGACGATGGAGTCGGGGCCGCGGGTTCTCATCGATCCGCGAGCTTTGGCTCGACAACGCCGCGGGGATCGGCGCACCGGTCTCGGTGCGGATCGGTGGCGAGATCGTGCAAGGAATTTTCGAGACGATCGACGAGGCGGGGCGGCTCGTCGTCCGATCGGATGATGGGACGCGACGGACCGTGACGGCGGGCGAGGTGCATTTGGGTTCGGCCGCGACGGCGGCTTGA